One window of the Salvia miltiorrhiza cultivar Shanhuang (shh) chromosome 6, IMPLAD_Smil_shh, whole genome shotgun sequence genome contains the following:
- the LOC130989539 gene encoding pre-mRNA-processing-splicing factor 8A-like gives MKYKKLTNAQRSGLNQIPNRRFTLWWSPTINRANVYVGFQVQLDLTGIFMHGKIPTLKISLIQIHESVVMDLCQVLDQELDALEIETVQKETIHPRKSYKMNSSCSDILLFAAHRWPMSKPSLVAESKDVFDQKASNKYWIDVQLRWGYYDSHDIERYTRAKFMDYTTDNMSISFFTTCIVCLRLNQSLVL, from the coding sequence ATGAAGTACAAGAAGTTAACTAATGCACAAAGATCTGGTCTCAACCAAATTCCTAACAGAAGATTTACACTTTGGTGGTCGCCGACTATAAACAGAGCAAACGTGTATGTTGGTTTCCAAGTCCAGCTGGATCTCACTGGGATCTTTATGCATGGGAAGATACCAACTCTGAAGATATCTCTGATCCAGATACATGAGAGTGTAGTGATGGATCTCTGTCAAGTTTTGGATCAGGAGCTGGATGCGTTGGAAATTGAGACTGTTCAGAAAGAAACAATTCACCCTCGAAAGAGTTACAAAATGAACAGCTCATGCTCTGATATCCTGTTGTTTGCTGCCCATAGATGGCCCATGTCAAAACCAAGTCTTGTGGCAGAGTCGAAGGATGTTTTTGACCAGAAGGCCAGCAATAAATACTGGATTGATGTGCAGCTTCGCTGGGGTTATTATGATTCCCACGATATTGAGCGGTACACGAGAGCGAAGTTCATGGATTACACGACTGACAACATGTCAATCTCTTTTTTTACAACTTGTATTGTATGTCTCCGTTTGAACCAATCTCTAGTTTTGTGA
- the LOC130990916 gene encoding uncharacterized protein LOC130990916 produces the protein MIFDAFNQFPWGAYTYNRLCYYTTKCKSKKHHKLYGPVWALHVWSLEIMPDLGNVVGNCVAEFAHPRCLKWKFRSRPATKDLRPFFEKEEQEILELVADEFEVSTMYYLSTIGVYMGAQHDEPRVYMGAQHDEAPNQDFPYGPSHDIHVQEQEQEEGGALHDIPISAHDLAATVMDTWARSSSSHEEGRRRRAREKRVRPPTTSSSSSSGDHANRRVDREYMETVVRRMDEAHEERMKRHSDALHERVKGTLKGFFEELKGFFSCKSVRATTVRSPIHRPTPAPDVRQSDDIPDEGTEEGDVPRVDNVTPSPYVPQFSQFDFGSTSYLGTDAEFPRCSNPIDQMRVYLDFMGEELASFREPSQRVETPVLPRRSTRQRFPSQVLESPYAASGEPILLSTAEMDKFTAFLNGAIAASNSVSLYA, from the exons ATGATCTTTGATGCATTTAACCAATTTCCGTGGGGGGCGTATACGTATAATAGATTGTGTTACTATACGACAAAGTGCAAGTCTAAAAAACATCATAAATTGTATGGACCTGTTTGGGCGTTGCATGTGTGGTCGCTTGAGATTATGCCCGATTTAGGTAATGTGGTCGGTAATTGTGTTGCTGAGTTTGCGCACCCTAGATGTTTGAAGTGGAAGTTTCGTAGTAGACCGGCTACGAAGGATTTACGGCCCTTCTTCGAGAAAGAG gaGCAAGAGATATTGGAGTTGGTCGCGGACGAATTTGAAGTCAGCACTATGTACTACTTATCTACCATTGGTGTGTATATGGGGGCACAGCATGATGAACCTCGTGTGTATATGGGGGCACAACATGATGAAGCTCCTAATCAGGATTTCCCATATGGGCCTTCACACGACATTCATGTTCAAGAGCAAGAACAAGAGGAAGGAGGAGCTCTGCATGATATACCTATTTCTGCGCATGATTTGGCTGCGACAGTGATGGACACATGGGCGCGGAGTTCATCTTCCCATGAAGAGGGTCGTCGTAGACGAGCTAGGGAAAAGCGTGTTCGGCCACCTACTACATCTTCATCATCTAGTAGCGGCGATCATGCTAACCGGCGTGTAGACCGTGAATATATGGAGACAGTTGTGAGGAGGATGGATGAGGCACACGAGGAGAGAATGAAAAGGCACAGCGATGCTTTACATGAACGGGTCAAGGGGACATTGAAGGGGTTTTTCGAGGAGTTGAAGGGTTTTTTTAGTTGTAAGAGTGTCCGAGCTACGACTGTTCGTTCTCCTATTCATCGACCTACACCGGCACCCGATGTAAGACAGAGTGATGATATACCCGACGAGGGCACCGAGGAAGGCGATGTTCCTCGTGTTGATAATGTTACACCATCGCCATATGTGCCACAGTTTTCTCAATTTGATTTTGGTAGCACATCTTATTTGGGCACTGATGCCGAGTTCCCTCGGTGCTCCAATCCAATTGATCAAATGAGAGTATATTTGGATTTCATGGGAGag GAGTTGGCTAGTTTTAGAGAGCCATCCCAACGCGTTGAGACACCGGTATTGCCTAGGAGAAGTACACGTCAGAGATTCCCATCACAAGTATTGGAGTCACCGTATGCGGCATCTGGAGAACCCATTCTACTTTCGACAGCGGAGATGGATAAGTTTACGGCTTTCCTTAATGGAGCCATCGCAGCATCAAACTCAGTGTCTCTATATGCATAA